From Cannabis sativa cultivar Pink pepper isolate KNU-18-1 chromosome 8, ASM2916894v1, whole genome shotgun sequence, a single genomic window includes:
- the LOC133030273 gene encoding uncharacterized protein LOC133030273, producing MKQKVVIKVSLNEQKCRTKAIKTAVGIDGVIQATLQQEKNLIEVTGEDIDVVLLTTLLRKTMKYAEVVSVTVIDKAAEEKKKKEEEEKKKKEEEEKKKKEEQAKYIYYQPYYSSSGSCCQVPQSGYVSYSIPYQEPSPACSIM from the exons atgaAG CAAAAGGTGGTCATCAAAGTTTCTCTAAACGAACAGAAGTGTCGCACCAAAGCCATCAAGACTGCAGTTGGAATTGATG GAGTCATACAAGCAACACTTCAGCAAGAGAAGAATCTAATAGAGGTAACAGGAGAGGACATCGACGTGGTGTTGCTCACCACTCTGCTCAGAAAGACCATGAAATACGCAGAAGTAGTAAGCGTGACTGTCATCGATAAGGCCgcagaggagaagaagaagaaggaagaagaggaaaagaagaagaaggaagaggaagaaaagaagaagaaggaggaacAAGCTAAATACATTTACTATCAACCTTATTACTCATCGTCTGGATCCTGTTGCCAAGTTCCCCAGTCTGGGTACGTGTCATACAGCATACCCTACCAGGAACCATCCCCCGCATGTTCCATTATGTAA